In Burkholderia savannae, one genomic interval encodes:
- a CDS encoding quinone-dependent dihydroorotate dehydrogenase has product MFSSLYPLARASLFKMDAEDAHHLTLRMLGAAGRTGLACALSSHVPDAPRIVMGLEFRNPVGLAAGLDKDGAAIDGFAALGFGFIEVGTVTPRAQPGNPRPRMFRLPEAQAIINRMGFNNSGVDQFVKNVQAARYRGVLGLNIGKNADTPIERAADDYLYCLERVYPFASYVTINISSPNTKNLRQLQGAGELDALLAALKDKQRRLADLHGKLVPLALKIAPDLDDEQVKEIAATLLRHQIEGVIATNTTLSRDAVKGLPHADEAGGLSGRPVFDASNAVIRKLHAELGDAVPIIGVGGIFSGEDARAKLAAGASLVQVYTGFIYRGPALVAECVKAIAREQAR; this is encoded by the coding sequence GTGTTCAGCTCCCTCTATCCGCTTGCCCGCGCGTCTCTCTTCAAGATGGACGCCGAGGACGCCCATCATCTGACCCTGCGCATGCTCGGCGCCGCGGGCCGCACCGGCCTCGCGTGCGCGCTCTCCTCGCACGTGCCCGACGCGCCGCGCATCGTGATGGGGCTCGAGTTCCGCAATCCGGTCGGACTCGCGGCCGGCCTCGACAAGGACGGCGCGGCGATCGACGGCTTCGCCGCGCTCGGCTTCGGCTTCATCGAGGTCGGCACGGTCACGCCGCGCGCGCAGCCCGGCAATCCGCGCCCGCGGATGTTCCGGCTGCCCGAGGCGCAAGCGATCATCAACCGGATGGGCTTCAACAACAGCGGCGTCGACCAGTTCGTGAAGAACGTGCAGGCGGCGCGCTATCGCGGCGTGCTCGGGCTGAACATCGGCAAGAACGCCGACACGCCGATCGAGCGCGCGGCCGACGATTACCTGTACTGCCTCGAGCGCGTCTATCCGTTCGCGAGCTACGTGACGATCAACATCTCGTCGCCGAATACGAAGAACCTGCGCCAGTTGCAGGGCGCGGGCGAGCTCGACGCGCTGCTCGCCGCGCTGAAGGACAAGCAGCGGCGTCTCGCCGACCTGCACGGCAAGCTCGTGCCGCTCGCGCTGAAGATCGCGCCGGACCTCGACGACGAGCAGGTGAAGGAGATCGCCGCGACGCTCTTGCGCCACCAGATCGAAGGCGTGATCGCGACCAACACGACGCTGTCGCGCGACGCCGTGAAGGGCCTGCCGCACGCCGACGAAGCGGGCGGGCTGTCCGGGCGGCCGGTGTTCGACGCGTCGAACGCGGTGATCCGCAAGCTGCACGCGGAGCTCGGCGACGCCGTGCCCATCATCGGCGTGGGCGGCATCTTCTCCGGCGAGGACGCGCGTGCGAAACTCGCGGCGGGCGCGTCGCTCGTGCAGGTGTACACGGGCTTCATCTATCGCGGCCCGGCGCTCGTCGCCGAATGCGTGAAGGCGATCGCTCGCGAGCAAGCGCGGTGA